A stretch of the Filimonas lacunae genome encodes the following:
- a CDS encoding SusD/RagB family nutrient-binding outer membrane lipoprotein: MKKLNRLIALLPAICLLHTGCDKDFGQINTNPYGLTSTNPALLFTNAQRLTSPGSWEGDQTIVQQFVNAYNTGATSGFNLNDDNNTFNVTRWNDNYPNPIKMLEQVTALVKGDAARTNLANMTVIWKNYVYMTLVDTYGDIPYSQAGKAYLEANFYPAYDKDEDIYAGLYTNIKAAIAALNPSGDLVIEDLLYGKAGSAAAQVDKWKRLGNSLLLRIGMRYSKIDQNKAKIIVQEAFNAGVMQSNSDNAFITYTSVYVNPINTNPRTLNPYFYYLAEPFINQLKTTHDPRLKYISGKYTDPNQVLALTPDTTTANQFGFPVGYDQLTVGNYPGYRGAAGTGQNYSQLNFLVLGSATAPNFFVSYAQTQLLLAEAAYRGWLTGLSGALTAQQYYEAGVRAHMNDFERYPNTPVPAVPTAMQDSYLAQPGVAYTDANALQQINTQYWIASISNGAEGFANFRRSGYPALSPNKYNNNLQGGFVRRYPYPNEESSKNAANYIEAVKSIGGQDNLTTRIFWDQN, from the coding sequence ATGAAAAAATTGAATCGATTAATAGCGCTACTGCCAGCCATTTGTTTGCTGCACACAGGCTGCGATAAAGACTTTGGCCAAATCAATACCAATCCCTACGGCTTAACCAGCACCAACCCCGCGCTGCTTTTCACCAATGCGCAGCGGCTTACCAGTCCGGGTTCGTGGGAAGGTGATCAAACCATTGTGCAGCAGTTTGTAAATGCCTATAATACCGGGGCCACCTCGGGCTTTAACCTGAATGATGATAACAACACGTTCAATGTTACCCGCTGGAATGATAACTATCCCAACCCCATTAAGATGCTGGAGCAGGTAACTGCACTGGTAAAAGGGGATGCCGCCCGTACCAACCTGGCTAATATGACGGTAATATGGAAAAACTATGTGTATATGACCCTGGTAGATACCTATGGGGATATACCCTATAGCCAGGCAGGTAAAGCCTACCTGGAAGCCAACTTTTATCCGGCATATGACAAGGATGAAGACATCTATGCCGGGCTGTATACGAATATAAAAGCGGCGATAGCAGCGCTTAATCCCAGCGGCGACCTGGTAATAGAAGACCTGCTGTATGGCAAAGCCGGCAGTGCCGCTGCACAGGTAGATAAGTGGAAAAGGCTGGGCAATAGTTTATTGCTGCGCATAGGCATGCGTTATTCCAAAATAGACCAGAACAAAGCCAAAATCATTGTACAGGAAGCGTTTAATGCAGGTGTAATGCAAAGCAACAGTGATAATGCGTTCATTACCTACACCTCGGTGTATGTAAACCCCATTAACACCAACCCACGTACGCTGAATCCTTATTTCTATTACCTGGCAGAGCCGTTTATCAATCAGTTGAAAACCACGCACGATCCCCGTTTAAAATACATATCCGGTAAATACACCGATCCTAACCAGGTACTGGCTTTAACACCGGATACCACTACTGCCAACCAGTTTGGTTTTCCTGTAGGGTACGATCAGTTAACGGTGGGAAACTATCCTGGCTACAGAGGCGCGGCAGGCACCGGACAAAACTATTCGCAACTCAACTTCCTGGTGCTGGGCAGCGCTACTGCACCTAACTTCTTTGTAAGCTATGCACAAACCCAGTTGCTGCTGGCCGAAGCCGCTTATCGTGGCTGGCTTACGGGGCTGTCGGGCGCGCTTACCGCACAACAGTATTACGAAGCAGGTGTAAGGGCGCATATGAACGATTTTGAACGCTACCCTAACACACCGGTACCAGCCGTACCTACTGCTATGCAGGATAGTTACCTGGCGCAACCGGGCGTAGCGTATACCGATGCCAATGCGTTGCAGCAGATCAATACCCAATACTGGATCGCTTCCATCAGTAACGGAGCAGAAGGGTTTGCCAATTTCAGAAGAAGCGGTTACCCGGCGCTGAGTCCTAACAAATACAACAACAACCTGCAAGGTGGCTTTGTAAGGCGCTATCCTTACCCCAACGAGGAATCATCCAAAAACGCCGCCAACTACATTGAAGCGGTTAAAAGCATAGGAGGTCAGGATAATCTTACTACACGTATATTCTGGGATCAGAATTAA
- a CDS encoding Crp/Fnr family transcriptional regulator — MSDNIDEIELLKSALGASGMKPEAFDLSIPYWSIKQYKKGEFYNEYKNVCKHLGFVINGVFRIYRVNSETGEEKNMLFFTNHQFVASYKSFLAQTACDYYTEAVVDSTILYIHIDHLNTLYEQSHQWERFGRLVAEKAFHEVMVNTEGFLFKTPEDRYREMLEKHPDIFNAVPLYHIASYLGIQGPSLSRIRKRMVGK; from the coding sequence ATGTCAGATAACATAGATGAAATCGAATTATTAAAGTCGGCACTTGGCGCATCGGGAATGAAGCCGGAAGCATTTGATTTATCAATACCATACTGGAGTATAAAACAATATAAAAAGGGAGAGTTCTACAACGAATACAAAAATGTTTGCAAGCACCTTGGCTTTGTTATTAACGGGGTGTTCAGGATTTACCGGGTAAACAGTGAAACGGGAGAAGAGAAGAATATGCTCTTTTTTACCAATCATCAGTTTGTAGCCTCCTATAAAAGCTTTTTAGCTCAAACGGCATGCGACTATTACACAGAAGCGGTGGTTGATTCTACTATATTATATATCCATATAGACCATCTTAATACGCTGTATGAGCAATCGCATCAGTGGGAAAGATTCGGCCGGCTGGTAGCAGAAAAGGCTTTTCATGAAGTAATGGTGAACACGGAAGGCTTTTTATTTAAAACACCGGAAGATCGTTACCGTGAAATGCTGGAAAAGCATCCGGATATTTTCAATGCGGTGCCACTTTATCATATTGCCTCTTATTTAGGTATACAGGGCCCATCGCTAAGCCGTATCCGCAAACGTATGGTTGGCAAATAA
- a CDS encoding alpha/beta fold hydrolase has translation MKKVIFILAMTVSAFTTQAQKVVSKHSKTIVLVHGAWSDSSSWNAVTPILRAQGEEVININLAGHGKDTTAFAGISFQTYVNQVKAAIGNRTAVVLAGHSFAGLVISQVAEEIPSQVKELVFLAAALPNDGASLLSLAKQDPASHIGKALTIDKEHGAAIVTKEAAADIFAADAPQQVQEYIAANLKPEPLAPLATPVHLTDKNFGSIRKVYIHTVNDNAISYAAQQYMAKAGKVAKVYSLPSSHTPFISMPDKLAAILITESK, from the coding sequence ATGAAAAAAGTAATATTCATTCTGGCCATGACCGTATCCGCTTTTACTACCCAGGCTCAGAAAGTAGTCAGCAAACACTCCAAAACCATTGTACTTGTTCACGGAGCATGGTCAGATTCTTCTTCCTGGAATGCCGTAACCCCCATCTTAAGGGCGCAGGGTGAAGAGGTAATTAATATTAACCTGGCAGGTCACGGAAAAGATACCACTGCATTTGCCGGTATTTCCTTTCAAACCTATGTTAACCAGGTAAAGGCAGCCATCGGCAACCGCACAGCCGTTGTTCTGGCAGGCCACAGTTTTGCGGGGCTGGTAATAAGCCAGGTAGCTGAAGAAATACCTTCCCAGGTAAAAGAACTGGTTTTTCTGGCAGCAGCGCTTCCCAACGACGGAGCCAGTCTTTTATCCCTTGCCAAACAGGATCCTGCCTCTCATATAGGCAAGGCGCTTACCATTGACAAGGAGCATGGTGCAGCCATTGTTACCAAAGAGGCCGCCGCAGACATCTTTGCTGCCGATGCGCCACAGCAGGTACAGGAATACATCGCAGCCAACCTGAAACCAGAGCCGCTGGCCCCTCTTGCCACACCGGTTCACCTCACCGATAAAAATTTCGGCAGCATCAGAAAAGTGTATATACACACTGTGAATGACAATGCCATCAGTTATGCAGCACAACAGTACATGGCAAAAGCAGGTAAAGTGGCTAAAGTATACAGCCTGCCATCCAGCCATACGCCCTTTATTTCTATGCCGGATAAACTGGCTGCTATTCTGATTACAGAAAGCAAATAA
- a CDS encoding DoxX family protein, translating to MSTQQGSSKAINLMIWVAQGLLAVTFMWAGATKIFKPESLPFPWVKDNPALVLLTGIIDVLAGVGILLPAALNIRPKLTIFAAYGIIALMTAAIVFHISRGEGHDIGVNIFILLLAVFVVWGRGKGSFNKK from the coding sequence ATGAGTACACAACAAGGATCGTCAAAAGCGATAAATCTGATGATTTGGGTAGCGCAAGGATTATTAGCTGTAACTTTTATGTGGGCGGGGGCAACGAAAATATTTAAACCCGAAAGTCTGCCATTTCCCTGGGTAAAAGACAACCCCGCCCTCGTTTTACTAACAGGCATTATTGATGTGTTGGCCGGAGTTGGCATTCTATTGCCAGCTGCACTTAACATCCGGCCTAAACTGACAATTTTTGCCGCTTATGGAATTATTGCATTAATGACAGCTGCAATTGTATTTCATATTTCACGCGGTGAAGGACATGACATTGGTGTTAATATTTTCATACTGCTTCTTGCCGTATTCGTTGTGTGGGGTAGAGGTAAAGGATCATTTAACAAGAAATGA
- a CDS encoding winged helix-turn-helix transcriptional regulator, with product MFIAQSIYIRYPIDSTFHPESTIQNGSDVKKKEMLSNAGCPKTMLSIKDALDAVEGRWKLLILFALAEKPKRFSQIAKEVHGITDKTLSKELKSLEVNKLIRRTVLDTFPSTIEYAITPHGLSLEKVLDELHFWGLAHRKEVIGK from the coding sequence GTGTTTATAGCGCAAAGTATTTATATTCGCTATCCGATTGATAGTACTTTCCATCCGGAAAGCACTATCCAAAATGGAAGTGACGTAAAAAAGAAAGAGATGCTGTCAAATGCCGGGTGTCCAAAAACAATGCTTTCCATCAAAGATGCGCTTGATGCTGTAGAAGGAAGATGGAAGCTGCTTATTTTATTTGCCCTGGCCGAAAAGCCGAAAAGATTCAGTCAGATCGCAAAAGAAGTCCATGGAATCACAGATAAAACCCTGTCAAAAGAGCTGAAAAGTCTTGAAGTAAATAAACTTATCCGCAGAACTGTTCTCGATACTTTCCCTTCAACAATTGAGTATGCAATAACGCCACACGGATTGTCTCTTGAAAAAGTACTGGATGAACTCCATTTCTGGGGTTTGGCTCATCGCAAAGAAGTGATCGGTAAATGA
- a CDS encoding VOC family protein produces MKKVTGIGGIFFKCKDPKAVNEWYKAHLGFDTTPYGTTFSWTDAEDVTKKGLTQWNPFPEDTKYFAPSGKDFMINYRVQNLEALVAELRKENVVIVDEISSFDYGKFVHILDVEGNKIQLWEPAE; encoded by the coding sequence ATGAAAAAAGTAACTGGAATTGGCGGCATTTTCTTTAAGTGTAAAGACCCGAAAGCTGTAAATGAATGGTATAAAGCGCACCTGGGTTTCGATACCACCCCCTACGGCACCACCTTTTCATGGACAGACGCTGAAGATGTTACGAAGAAAGGATTAACCCAGTGGAACCCTTTTCCCGAAGACACGAAATATTTTGCACCATCCGGAAAAGATTTCATGATCAACTACCGGGTGCAGAACCTTGAGGCGCTGGTGGCTGAACTCAGGAAGGAAAATGTGGTGATTGTGGACGAGATATCATCCTTTGACTATGGCAAATTTGTACATATCCTGGATGTTGAAGGTAATAAGATTCAATTGTGGGAGCCTGCGGAGTAA